The region AGTATCTTGGGGTATGTACAATTCGTGAATTTCTTCTATTTCGAATAGCCCATACTTAAGGGCTATTTTTAATTCGTGGCTACAAGCATTAAAAGTGCCGCGTTTACATTCGAAATCAAGAGAACCATCTTTGGCACGTGTGGGGATCGCGCCGTTATTTTTTCCAGTAACCTTAATGAAATAAGGCTTATAAGAATTACGCAATAACTCGCCAGTGGCATAATTAATGTGCGATTCGAACTCACTAACGACCCTAAAATAATCACCGACAAAATGCTCATAATTTCGCATGACATCCGGGTACATAGAATTGACGTCATAAATGAGTAAATCTTTTTCACTTTTTATTTCCCCAGTTTCAAAGCATTGAACGCGACCACCATAATAGAAGGGCCTAAATATTTCATCGTGTGCATTAGTTGTGCGGTCAAATGGACAACGTTTTTTAAGCTCTTTTATAGCCGTTCCACCAATTGTTAAATTGTCGCCAAACCTTTCCCAGAAAGCGACGACTAAATCTAACAGGAAAATACAATCATCTTTTAAGTAGTCAAGAATTTCGCGTTTATGGTTTTCGCGACTTTCTTCTTCAAAAGTGTCGTAATCAATTTCGGTTTTTTGATAGGCCGCAAGGGGCACGGGAATTATAGCATAAGAGTCACGCAAAGTATGGCCAGCAAAACGAGCCTCAACGATGCGCCCATTTATGATCTTTATAGGGTCTTCTAATAAGCCCATTCTAAGGAGGTATACAAAATCAAATTTTCCACCATTATGAGCATAGATTACTAATCGTTGTTTTATACCACCTAAATGCATATAAAACTTTTCCAAGCAATCATCGCCCCAGAATTCTGTATATTCTATATGAGCTATTTCTTCGACGGTTTTTTGGAACGCCAACCCGCAGCAAAATGGTCGCGGTTCACGGCCATATAAGAACGGGTCGGTTTCAATGTCCCACGTCGCGATCAATCTTTTTTCACGCGGCATTTTAGCACCTCAATCGTTTATATATACGAGAGTCATTTTTGATAGCAATTCGTCGCGACTTAATAAGTCATCTTTCGGTTGCCATTTTGTCAGGTAATTCATTAGCTCCTGATATGAGTTAACAGGAAGGTTCACAGAAAACGGGTTGTTAGACCCTATTTTTACGGATACAAACATGTTGGGCATTAATTTGCGCGTTTCCATGGCTTTTTCTATGTCGGCAAAAATATTACCCGCTTTGGAGTACAATTTTTCCCGGCTAGTTTTTCCTCTGGATTTACGAACAATTTCTACCCGAGTTTCCCCGTTTTTTAATTTTCGTGATTTTATAGATACGCTTTTATATCTATCCTTTCCTATCCAAACTTTGTTGCCAAAAGTTTTGTATCCGGCTTTTTTTAATTCCGCCGAAACTTTTTTGGAAACTGTTCGTGTTACGTATTCTTTTTTTCTCCCTGTAGATTTTGACGCTTTCGGCTCAATTACTGAGCGGTAATCCGCCCACTTCTTAGTAATAGAAGCTTTTTGCTGAGGGGTAAGTTTTTTCCGTAGGTCAAAATTTATAATTCCAGATTGCTTCAATTTTTTAGCGTGATCTTTATAAATTTTGTCTGCTGAAATTGTCGCGGGTTTCGCTTTTCCGCTTTTTAATTTCCGCATTTTAATATACCCTGTATTTACTATGTGTAAAAAACCAGAAAAAAAAGAAATTCCGGTAATTGTCGGGCTACTTATCTTGGCTTTCCGCTTTGGATGGCACAGGAAAATAGCCGCGTACATTTTTTGGGGTAAAATTTATTTTTTCATTTTTTCCACCTTATTAATTTTGTGTTTTTTAAAATTTTTAATTTTTGGAGCCTGACCAATGGAAATTGATGCAGCCACCGCAGACACCCATGATACAGCAGATCTGCCAGAGCGGCAAGATGCTGACACCGTTAATATAGACGATCACACAGATAGCCAGGGCACCGCTGACGACTTTTTCGAAATGGCCTTGCCGCCAGTCACTCAGGAAGAAGGCGGCTATATAGACGACGAGCCAGAGCCAGAACCGGAAGACCCTTCTAAAAATGATAACGATTTGCGGGAAGATTACACACCTGCAATAGAAGAGTATCGCGGCGTCAAGGATGAGAAGGGTAATCCTTTTGATCCGGCGCTACACGTTTTTCCGCCTGAAAAAACCGCTGGCGGAAAGTGGCGTAGAATCCCTAAAAAAGAACGCGACAAAAGATTAACCACCGGCCAGACTTCAGAAGGTATTGAAGCGCCAGAGTCAAATGCGAGCAATCGTTTGGACGCTCAAAAAATGGCCGCGATGTATGCGGGTTTACACTCTTCTATTTATGGAGTAGAAAATGCGCGTCCAAATCCAGCATACTTTAATGACCTTACCGACTCTATAGAACAGTACTTCAACGAACACGGCTCAATTGAACTTCCTGCGAGCGTCCAATTGATAATGTCGGCTGGCCTTTACTCTCATGAAATTTCTACGCGTGAAAGCAACATTCAAAAAACCAGAAATTTAATTGGTGGGATATTCGGTAAAATAAAAGGACTTTTTAAGCGCAAAGAAAAGAAAGTAGATGAGCTTAAGAAAAACGCTGAAGATTCTGCAACTAAAAAGGAAGAAGATAATGCATAACATAATTGTCGGGGCATCTTTTAGCGGCAAAACTAATTTGGCAAAATTCTTCGCAAATCAGGCCCATAAAAAGGGTGAAGATATTTTAGTGTTTGACCCCCGCAAATCTGGCGGTTGGCCCGATGGTGCTAAAAAGTATTCTAGCCCCGAAAAGTTTTTAAATGATTTCTGGAAGCTTGAAAAGCACCATGTTTTTATTGATGAGGCTAAAGTGCTTTTTGACTTCGATATAAAAGGCGCTGAAAAAATTGCTTATCAAGGGCGCCACAATGGACACCTTGTTTACTTTATCGGTCAACGCGCAATGTCCATGATCCCCCCAAATGCCAGAAATCAATGTGGAAAAGTTTTTGCATTTAAACAAAGCAAAAAAGATTCCGATAC is a window of Parvularculales bacterium DNA encoding:
- a CDS encoding DNA polymerase codes for the protein MPREKRLIATWDIETDPFLYGREPRPFCCGLAFQKTVEEIAHIEYTEFWGDDCLEKFYMHLGGIKQRLVIYAHNGGKFDFVYLLRMGLLEDPIKIINGRIVEARFAGHTLRDSYAIIPVPLAAYQKTEIDYDTFEEESRENHKREILDYLKDDCIFLLDLVVAFWERFGDNLTIGGTAIKELKKRCPFDRTTNAHDEIFRPFYYGGRVQCFETGEIKSEKDLLIYDVNSMYPDVMRNYEHFVGDYFRVVSEFESHINYATGELLRNSYKPYFIKVTGKNNGAIPTRAKDGSLDFECKRGTFNACSHELKIALKYGLFEIEEIHELYIPQDTINFSAYVDEFITDKIEAKEKGDKIGELFAKLLLNSAYGKFGQNPRNYFDWVIVDIEGYEERPYSLEIMPVDFGHDFVGPPYRMINAWALYADYGDMEIWRKPAPVEKFFDVSVAASITSAARACLLEAIVNAERPIYCDTDSLMCEKLRGVRLHPTELGAWDLEATGTEAYIAGKKLYTMYGPALKDHDDGLYKKGEIIPLKKACKGVQLSPEEIKNLAMGQSVESHSHAPNFKLTGETEYMQRILGAGKHTKLFDKFGERINAGN